In the genome of Salinispirillum sp. LH 10-3-1, one region contains:
- the lpdA gene encoding dihydrolipoyl dehydrogenase, which translates to MANQFDVVVIGSGPAGYVAAIKAAQLGLNTAIVEKWRNKEDKAVYGGTCLNVGCIPSKALLESSEHYHKAETSFKDHGIGLKSLTIDVKGMLARKDGIVKNLTTGVAGLLKSNGVKSFEGSGKLTAGKVVEVTDKDGKVTKLEAKNVILASGSVPVEIPPTPTDGDVIVDSTGALEFTEVPKRLGVIGAGVIGLELGSVWGRLGSDVVVLEAQDTFLAAADQALAKAAFKSFTKDQGLDIRLGARVTGSEVKGKKVTVKFTDSEGEKSEVFDKLIVCVGRRPFTEGLLSDDCDVQLDERGFIFVDDSCLTTAPGVYAIGDVVRGPMLAHKGSEEGIMVAEIIAGHKAQMNYDAVPNVIYTNPEMAWVGKTEEEVKAEGIKYKAGSFPFAASGRAMAAHETTGMVKIIADEETDRILGMHVFGLHASEIIAQGVIAMEFGSSAEDLQLMCFAHPTLSEAVHEAALAVDNKAIHVANRKKR; encoded by the coding sequence ATGGCTAATCAATTTGACGTGGTAGTGATCGGTTCAGGCCCTGCGGGCTATGTAGCAGCCATCAAGGCGGCGCAACTCGGTCTAAATACTGCAATCGTTGAAAAATGGCGTAACAAGGAAGACAAGGCTGTTTATGGCGGCACCTGCTTGAACGTCGGCTGTATCCCGTCTAAGGCGCTGCTTGAATCCTCCGAGCATTACCACAAGGCCGAAACCAGCTTTAAAGATCACGGTATCGGTCTTAAGAGCCTGACGATCGACGTCAAAGGCATGCTGGCACGCAAAGACGGTATTGTTAAAAACCTCACTACAGGCGTTGCCGGGTTGTTGAAAAGCAACGGCGTTAAGTCGTTTGAAGGTTCGGGCAAGCTGACCGCTGGCAAAGTGGTTGAAGTGACCGATAAAGATGGCAAAGTGACAAAACTGGAAGCTAAAAACGTTATTCTGGCTTCTGGCTCAGTACCCGTAGAAATCCCACCAACACCTACCGATGGTGACGTCATCGTTGACTCAACGGGCGCCTTGGAATTCACCGAAGTACCTAAGCGTTTGGGTGTTATTGGCGCGGGTGTTATCGGCCTGGAGTTGGGTAGCGTGTGGGGCCGTTTAGGTTCTGACGTTGTTGTTTTGGAAGCTCAAGATACTTTCTTAGCCGCGGCAGACCAAGCGCTTGCGAAGGCCGCTTTTAAATCATTCACAAAAGACCAAGGCCTCGACATCCGTTTGGGTGCGCGTGTAACGGGATCTGAAGTGAAGGGCAAGAAGGTAACGGTCAAGTTTACCGATAGTGAAGGTGAAAAGTCAGAAGTGTTCGACAAGCTGATCGTTTGTGTGGGTCGTCGTCCGTTCACTGAAGGCCTGTTATCTGACGATTGCGACGTACAGCTCGACGAACGTGGTTTCATATTTGTAGATGACAGCTGCTTGACCACCGCACCTGGCGTATACGCCATTGGTGACGTAGTGCGTGGCCCAATGTTAGCTCACAAGGGCTCTGAAGAAGGCATCATGGTGGCAGAGATCATTGCTGGCCATAAAGCCCAGATGAACTACGACGCTGTACCAAACGTCATCTACACTAACCCTGAAATGGCGTGGGTTGGTAAGACCGAAGAAGAAGTTAAAGCTGAAGGCATTAAGTACAAAGCTGGTAGCTTCCCATTTGCGGCCAGTGGTCGAGCGATGGCTGCTCATGAAACCACGGGTATGGTCAAAATCATCGCTGATGAAGAAACAGACCGCATTCTGGGTATGCACGTATTTGGTTTGCACGCGTCAGAAATCATCGCGCAAGGTGTCATTGCGATGGAATTCGGCTCTTCAGCTGAAGACTTGCAGTTGATGTGCTTCGCTCACCCGACGTTGTCTGAAGCGGTTCACGAAGCAGCGCTGGCAGTGGATAACAAAGCCATTCATGTCGCCAATCGTAAGAAGCGTTAA
- the sucC gene encoding ADP-forming succinate--CoA ligase subunit beta yields the protein MNLHEYQGKQLFREYGLPVSDGFACDTPAEAVAAAKKIGGDMWVVKAQVHAGGRGKAGGVKLVKTEDEIRDFAQKWLGQRLVTYQTDENGQPVSKILVETCTDIANELYLGAVVDRSTRRIVFMASTEGGVEIEKVAEETPEKILKAEVDPLVGAQPYQGRELAFKLGLQGDQIKQFTKIFLGLAKLFQDKDLALLEINPLVITDQGNLHCLDAKLGIDSNALYRHPELQAMADPSQEDEREAHAARWELNYVALDGNIGCMVNGAGLAMGTMDIVNLHGGKPANFLDVGGGATKERVAEAFKIILSDDNVKAVLVNIFGGIVRCDMIAEGVIGAVAEVGVKVPVVVRLEGNNADLGRKKLAESGLNIIAATSLTDAAKQVVAAAEGAK from the coding sequence ATGAACTTACACGAGTATCAAGGCAAACAGCTGTTCCGCGAGTATGGCTTGCCGGTGTCTGATGGCTTTGCCTGCGACACTCCAGCTGAAGCGGTAGCAGCGGCTAAGAAGATCGGTGGCGACATGTGGGTCGTTAAAGCTCAGGTTCACGCAGGTGGCCGCGGTAAAGCGGGCGGTGTGAAGCTGGTTAAGACTGAAGACGAAATCCGCGACTTTGCACAGAAGTGGTTGGGCCAGCGTCTGGTGACTTATCAGACAGATGAAAATGGTCAGCCAGTCAGCAAGATTTTGGTTGAAACCTGCACCGATATCGCCAACGAGCTGTATCTGGGTGCGGTTGTTGACCGCTCTACCCGCCGTATCGTTTTCATGGCCTCTACTGAAGGCGGCGTGGAAATTGAGAAAGTAGCGGAAGAAACGCCAGAAAAAATTCTGAAAGCAGAAGTCGACCCGTTGGTCGGTGCACAGCCTTACCAAGGCCGTGAGCTGGCATTCAAACTGGGCCTGCAAGGCGACCAAATCAAGCAGTTCACTAAGATTTTCCTGGGCTTGGCTAAACTGTTCCAAGACAAAGATTTAGCACTCTTGGAAATCAACCCGTTGGTCATCACTGACCAAGGCAACCTGCATTGCTTGGACGCCAAACTCGGTATCGACTCTAACGCCCTGTATCGTCATCCAGAACTGCAAGCTATGGCTGATCCTTCGCAAGAAGACGAGCGTGAAGCTCATGCAGCCCGTTGGGAGCTGAACTACGTCGCACTGGATGGCAACATCGGTTGCATGGTAAACGGCGCTGGTCTGGCCATGGGTACCATGGACATCGTTAACCTGCACGGCGGCAAGCCTGCAAACTTCTTGGACGTAGGCGGCGGCGCGACGAAAGAGCGTGTAGCAGAAGCGTTCAAAATCATTCTGTCAGACGACAACGTGAAAGCGGTTCTGGTGAACATCTTCGGCGGTATCGTACGTTGTGACATGATCGCAGAAGGTGTTATCGGTGCGGTTGCCGAAGTGGGCGTTAAAGTACCGGTTGTGGTTCGCCTTGAAGGTAACAACGCTGACCTGGGTCGGAAGAAACTGGCTGAAAGCGGTCTGAACATTATTGCGGCTACCAGCCTGACAGACGCTGCCAAACAAGTGGTTGCAGCAGCGGAGGGTGCAAAATGA
- the sucD gene encoding succinate--CoA ligase subunit alpha — MSILIDKNTKVICQGFTGSQGTFHSEQAIAYGTQMVGGVTPGKGGQTHLGLPVFNTVAEAVEATGADASVIYVPAPFCKDSILEAANGGIKLVVCITEGVPTLDMLEAKVKCDELGVRLIGPNCPGVITPGECKIGIMPGHIHLPGKVGIVSRSGTLTYEAVKQTTDHGFGQSTCVGIGGDPIPGSNFIDILEMFEKDPKTEAIVMIGEIGGSAEEEAAAYIKANVTKPVVSYIAGVTAPKGKRMGHAGAIISGGKGTADEKFAALEDAGVKTVRSLADIGDALKEITGW, encoded by the coding sequence ATGAGTATCTTGATCGATAAAAACACCAAAGTAATTTGCCAAGGCTTCACCGGTTCTCAGGGTACTTTCCACTCAGAGCAAGCCATTGCTTATGGTACGCAAATGGTTGGCGGCGTGACGCCAGGTAAGGGCGGTCAAACGCACCTGGGTCTGCCTGTGTTCAACACCGTAGCAGAAGCCGTAGAAGCAACGGGCGCTGACGCATCTGTGATCTACGTACCTGCACCGTTCTGCAAAGATTCCATTCTGGAAGCAGCTAACGGCGGCATCAAGTTGGTCGTATGTATCACTGAAGGCGTGCCTACGCTGGACATGCTGGAAGCTAAAGTGAAGTGCGACGAGCTGGGCGTTCGTTTGATCGGGCCTAACTGCCCCGGTGTTATCACGCCCGGCGAATGCAAAATCGGCATCATGCCCGGTCACATTCACCTGCCTGGTAAAGTCGGTATCGTATCGCGCTCTGGTACATTGACGTACGAAGCTGTTAAGCAGACCACAGACCACGGTTTTGGTCAGTCGACGTGCGTAGGTATCGGTGGTGACCCGATCCCTGGCTCTAACTTCATCGATATCTTAGAGATGTTCGAGAAAGATCCGAAGACGGAAGCGATCGTGATGATCGGTGAAATCGGCGGTTCTGCTGAAGAAGAAGCTGCGGCGTACATCAAAGCCAACGTGACTAAGCCTGTGGTGTCTTACATTGCCGGTGTTACTGCACCTAAAGGCAAGCGTATGGGTCACGCCGGTGCAATCATCTCTGGCGGTAAAGGTACTGCTGACGAGAAGTTTGCGGCGCTTGAAGACGCAGGCGTTAAGACCGTACGCAGTCTGGCCGATATTGGTGATGCGTTGAAAGAAATCACCGGTTGGTAA
- a CDS encoding alpha/beta family hydrolase, translating into MSRYLKNTSTNPQARILLLHGAGAPMDSDWMNTVAATFNEKGLDVVRWEFDYMHRRRIDGKKRPPVKAPKLLAELAEVVADLASWDGMPLIVAGKSMGGRMATLLQAQHPDLPITRLIALGYPFHPTGKPDRLRVDHFPDITCPLNIVQGTNDTMGGKDLVSSLNLPSDIVITWIDGGNHDLRPKGLKAGEVMGHLADTVRGIAI; encoded by the coding sequence GTGTCGCGCTACCTAAAAAATACCAGCACAAACCCGCAAGCCCGCATCCTTTTGTTACATGGCGCCGGCGCGCCCATGGACAGCGACTGGATGAACACTGTCGCAGCGACGTTCAATGAAAAAGGGTTAGATGTCGTGCGTTGGGAGTTCGACTACATGCATCGGCGCCGCATTGATGGCAAGAAACGCCCACCTGTAAAGGCTCCAAAACTATTAGCTGAACTGGCGGAGGTGGTTGCGGATCTGGCGAGTTGGGATGGAATGCCCTTAATCGTAGCGGGTAAATCTATGGGTGGGCGCATGGCGACCTTGTTGCAAGCCCAGCACCCGGATCTACCCATTACTCGTTTGATTGCGCTAGGCTATCCGTTTCATCCGACAGGCAAACCTGACCGTTTACGAGTCGACCATTTTCCAGACATCACCTGCCCATTGAATATTGTTCAGGGCACAAACGACACCATGGGCGGCAAAGATCTGGTGAGTTCACTCAATCTACCCTCTGATATCGTGATCACTTGGATAGACGGCGGCAATCATGACTTACGCCCGAAAGGCTTGAAAGCCGGCGAGGTGATGGGGCACTTGGCAGACACCGTGCGCGGAATCGCTATTTAG
- a CDS encoding glycosyl transferase family protein, translated as MIISSDTHPFAQYVRILGKGKKGSRDLTQEEAQDAMGMIVRGEVEPEQLGAFLMLLRVKEESPAEIAGFCAAVREHWQLPNVEVDMDWSCYAGKRRHLPWLILSQKLLAEMGYRQAIHGTRGHTAERLYVQDVYEQLGMPVIRHLGELENWSPSEPTFIPLEVLSPRLESIIQLRKILGLRSPVHSFSRLLNPFNAPTVLQAIFHPGYHQIHQGAGALLGYQNALVVKGDGGEFERNPDADLTLFWAHSGVTSEITLPSLFTRRHVKPDALDIDHLTGLWKGTWNDEYAEAAVLSTAALAVMAHEGLDHDAAMERVSTAWQARSRT; from the coding sequence ATGATCATCAGTTCAGATACCCACCCGTTCGCCCAGTACGTCAGAATTCTTGGCAAGGGCAAGAAAGGCTCTCGCGATCTCACGCAAGAAGAAGCGCAAGACGCCATGGGCATGATTGTCCGCGGAGAGGTAGAACCTGAACAATTAGGTGCCTTTCTAATGCTGCTGCGCGTGAAGGAAGAAAGCCCCGCCGAGATCGCCGGTTTTTGTGCAGCGGTACGTGAACATTGGCAGTTGCCTAATGTAGAAGTGGATATGGATTGGTCTTGCTACGCCGGAAAACGTCGGCATTTGCCTTGGCTCATCCTTAGTCAGAAGTTGTTAGCCGAGATGGGCTATCGGCAGGCGATTCATGGCACACGCGGGCACACGGCCGAGCGTTTGTATGTACAAGATGTGTACGAACAGCTTGGTATGCCGGTTATCAGACATTTGGGTGAGCTGGAGAACTGGAGCCCCAGCGAGCCGACCTTTATCCCGCTGGAGGTCTTGTCACCACGGCTGGAAAGCATCATTCAGTTGCGCAAAATATTGGGGTTACGCTCGCCCGTACACAGCTTTTCCCGCTTGCTTAATCCGTTCAATGCCCCCACGGTACTACAAGCTATTTTCCACCCCGGCTATCATCAGATTCACCAAGGTGCCGGTGCTTTGCTGGGCTACCAAAATGCCTTGGTGGTCAAAGGGGATGGTGGAGAATTCGAGCGCAATCCGGATGCAGACCTGACATTATTTTGGGCGCACAGCGGAGTCACCAGTGAAATCACCCTGCCCTCACTGTTTACCCGCCGCCATGTCAAACCGGACGCTCTGGACATTGACCATCTGACCGGACTGTGGAAAGGCACGTGGAACGATGAGTACGCCGAAGCGGCCGTACTGAGCACCGCTGCGTTAGCAGTGATGGCGCACGAAGGGCTTGATCATGATGCGGCCATGGAGCGCGTCAGTACTGCTTGGCAAGCACGCAGTCGCACATAG
- a CDS encoding TusE/DsrC/DsvC family sulfur relay protein, whose translation MSYEVNGIVLATDDRGFLLDLNEWSPEAAQVIAQQLDIALTDSHWPILHLLRQIYIDFDLAPANRAMVKVVKEKLGPDAGNSIYLMQLFGGSPARDAAKIAGLPKPPHCL comes from the coding sequence ATGAGCTACGAAGTAAATGGCATTGTCTTAGCAACCGACGATCGCGGGTTTTTACTCGACCTCAATGAGTGGTCTCCCGAGGCGGCACAGGTTATTGCGCAACAACTGGACATTGCACTCACCGACTCGCACTGGCCTATTCTTCACTTGCTGCGTCAGATCTATATAGACTTCGACCTCGCCCCCGCCAATCGTGCGATGGTTAAAGTGGTAAAGGAGAAGCTCGGGCCTGACGCAGGAAACTCCATCTACCTTATGCAACTCTTCGGCGGTAGCCCAGCACGTGACGCTGCCAAAATAGCTGGCTTACCCAAGCCACCACATTGCCTCTGA
- a CDS encoding DsrE family protein, with protein sequence MANSMVENAACDLCLLITQPPQTGVLGQETFELAVAGGVFDQSITVIFSGSAVLHLLPQQPTDGYRSTGKLWQSASMFGIEQFFVVAPQPEDVLAQLPEGVRAAVQVISAESAREKMDNAREVMVL encoded by the coding sequence TTGGCTAATTCAATGGTAGAAAATGCAGCCTGTGATCTGTGCCTGCTGATTACCCAGCCCCCGCAAACCGGTGTTCTCGGTCAAGAGACGTTCGAGCTTGCCGTGGCCGGAGGCGTATTCGATCAATCGATAACGGTGATCTTCAGCGGTTCGGCGGTGTTGCATTTGTTGCCACAGCAACCCACTGACGGATATCGCAGCACCGGTAAGCTGTGGCAGTCGGCAAGCATGTTTGGTATTGAGCAATTTTTTGTTGTAGCACCGCAACCTGAGGATGTTCTGGCGCAGTTACCAGAAGGTGTGCGTGCAGCGGTGCAAGTAATCAGTGCAGAAAGCGCACGAGAAAAGATGGATAACGCGCGGGAGGTCATGGTTCTATGA
- a CDS encoding DsrE family protein, protein MTDFSLTVTASPWSTDQHQRALRFGHALLAKGHALKQVFFYQDAVLACQGDTPAQQWQALAEQSGCALFLCVSAAERRGIQSAEQPWQLVGLGDWVAGTQQGEHVHFG, encoded by the coding sequence ATGACGGATTTTTCACTCACTGTTACAGCCTCGCCTTGGTCTACCGACCAGCATCAGCGTGCCCTTCGTTTTGGTCATGCGCTGTTGGCAAAAGGACATGCGCTGAAACAGGTGTTTTTTTATCAAGATGCAGTGCTGGCGTGCCAAGGCGATACGCCCGCCCAGCAATGGCAAGCACTGGCTGAGCAATCTGGCTGTGCCCTATTCCTATGTGTATCGGCGGCCGAACGCCGTGGTATCCAATCTGCCGAGCAGCCGTGGCAATTAGTCGGCTTGGGCGACTGGGTAGCGGGTACACAACAAGGGGAGCATGTGCATTTTGGCTAA
- a CDS encoding Bax inhibitor-1/YccA family protein, with product MAEYQTTTRSTNESLLATHKVLRNTYMLLGLTLLFSAFTAFASMAVGLGHGVAMIMSFAAIGIVWFVLPRTENKPSGLVWTFVFTGLLGAGLGPMLNVYLAVMPGVVFQALAGTAVIFFTLSAYTLITRSDFSFMGGALMVGIVVAFVISILGLVFQMPMMNLVASGLFMLVSSGMILFQTSQIIHGGETNYIRATVTLYVSIYNLFVSLLHILGVMSDD from the coding sequence ATGGCTGAATATCAAACAACGACCCGCAGTACCAATGAGAGCCTTTTGGCTACTCACAAGGTATTGCGTAATACCTATATGCTGCTGGGCCTGACCTTGTTGTTCAGTGCGTTCACAGCATTCGCCTCTATGGCTGTTGGCTTGGGCCATGGCGTTGCCATGATCATGAGCTTTGCGGCAATCGGCATTGTTTGGTTTGTTTTGCCACGCACCGAGAATAAACCAAGCGGCCTGGTATGGACCTTTGTGTTCACCGGTTTGCTGGGTGCAGGCCTTGGTCCAATGCTGAATGTGTACTTGGCAGTCATGCCCGGTGTGGTATTCCAAGCACTGGCCGGTACAGCGGTTATATTCTTTACCCTGTCGGCTTACACCCTGATCACACGCTCTGACTTCTCCTTCATGGGCGGCGCGTTGATGGTTGGTATCGTGGTGGCGTTTGTCATCAGCATTCTGGGCCTTGTGTTCCAAATGCCTATGATGAACTTGGTCGCTTCTGGTCTGTTCATGCTGGTTAGTTCTGGCATGATCTTGTTCCAGACGAGCCAGATCATCCACGGCGGTGAAACGAACTACATTCGTGCAACGGTGACGCTGTATGTCTCCATCTACAACCTGTTTGTCAGCTTGCTGCACATTCTGGGCGTGATGAGCGACGACTAA